A portion of the Leptospira kanakyensis genome contains these proteins:
- a CDS encoding NAD(P)/FAD-dependent oxidoreductase encodes MEKKPKIAIIGAGASGCFAALQIYDTLQGLCEIQIFEKSKEPLSKLRISGGGRCNVTHNLFDPELLSERYPRGNKELRWAFESFGPKDTIEWFRKRGVALKAEADGRMFPTTDNSDTIIQCFLNELKSKKIPIHFEQGLVGIYSNFQLNQTNGFRVLWEGGVEESFDFVILATGSNRKVWGILEKLGHKIIPPVPSLFTLTLENTDLMELTGLVVPHVEIKVSPKGKTQKGPILITHWGLSGPAALRLSAWEARTLFEADYKVDLSVNWIGGEKTQNIEESYLSKKENTPADKLSPDPEWKLPSRFWDWILKESNVQANKRYSDISKSEIRDLSLNLTQMKLQMVAKGVFKEEFVTAGGVSRKDIQFQTMESKQCPGLYFTGEVIDVDGITGGFNFQNAWTTAFIAARGIRKTIVT; translated from the coding sequence TTGGAGAAAAAACCCAAAATTGCCATCATTGGCGCTGGTGCTTCTGGTTGTTTTGCCGCACTTCAAATTTATGACACATTACAAGGGTTATGTGAGATTCAAATCTTTGAAAAGTCAAAGGAACCCCTTTCTAAACTTCGGATTTCTGGTGGGGGACGGTGTAATGTCACCCATAATCTTTTTGATCCCGAACTTCTTTCCGAACGATATCCCAGAGGAAATAAAGAATTACGTTGGGCCTTTGAAAGTTTTGGCCCCAAAGACACAATTGAGTGGTTTCGAAAAAGGGGAGTGGCACTCAAGGCAGAAGCCGATGGGAGAATGTTCCCAACAACAGATAATTCGGATACCATCATCCAATGTTTTTTAAACGAATTAAAATCCAAAAAAATTCCAATTCACTTTGAACAAGGGTTAGTTGGTATTTATTCAAATTTTCAATTAAACCAAACAAATGGGTTTCGCGTTTTATGGGAAGGGGGAGTGGAAGAATCCTTTGATTTCGTAATTCTTGCTACTGGATCCAATCGTAAGGTTTGGGGTATTTTGGAAAAGTTGGGTCATAAAATCATCCCTCCTGTTCCTTCCCTTTTTACTTTAACTTTAGAAAATACAGACCTTATGGAACTGACTGGACTTGTGGTTCCGCATGTGGAAATCAAAGTATCACCAAAAGGAAAAACACAAAAAGGCCCAATCCTCATCACTCATTGGGGACTGAGTGGCCCTGCTGCTTTACGTTTGTCGGCATGGGAAGCGCGAACCTTATTTGAAGCGGATTACAAAGTAGATTTGTCCGTCAACTGGATTGGCGGAGAAAAAACACAAAACATCGAAGAAAGTTATTTATCTAAAAAAGAAAATACTCCGGCGGACAAATTGTCCCCAGATCCCGAATGGAAACTACCTTCGCGGTTTTGGGATTGGATTTTAAAAGAATCAAACGTTCAGGCAAACAAACGTTATTCGGATATTTCAAAATCTGAAATCAGGGATTTAAGTCTAAACCTTACCCAAATGAAACTACAGATGGTCGCCAAAGGTGTTTTTAAAGAAGAATTTGTAACAGCTGGTGGTGTTTCCAGAAAAGACATCCAATTCCAAACTATGGAAAGTAAACAATGCCCTGGTTTATATTTTACCGGAGAAGTGATCGATGTCGACGGAATTACAGGTGGGTTTAATTTTCAGAATGCCTGGA
- a CDS encoding VOC family protein translates to MKYLHTMIRVKDLDKALHFFVEILGLKITRRNEHPEGKFTLVFLSTGEVDAPEIELTYNWNQTEAYTTGRNFGHLAYEVDNIYETCARIQKMGITINRPPRDGRMAFLRSPDLISIELLQKGKPLPLLEPWVSMPSVGEW, encoded by the coding sequence ATGAAATATTTACATACGATGATCCGGGTGAAAGACTTAGACAAGGCCCTCCATTTTTTTGTGGAGATCCTTGGGCTCAAAATTACCAGAAGGAACGAACATCCAGAAGGTAAGTTTACATTGGTATTTTTATCCACTGGAGAAGTGGATGCTCCTGAGATTGAACTCACTTACAATTGGAACCAAACAGAAGCCTATACGACAGGAAGAAATTTTGGTCACTTGGCTTATGAGGTTGATAATATTTATGAGACCTGCGCGCGAATCCAAAAGATGGGAATTACTATCAATCGTCCTCCTCGTGACGGTCGTATGGCTTTCCTTCGTTCTCCCGATTTAATTTCTATTGAACTTTTGCAAAAAGGAAAACCTTTACCATTATTAGAACCTTGGGTTTCTATGCCAAGTGTGGGTGAGTGGTAG
- a CDS encoding sterol desaturase family protein, with product MRLIESIAPFYILLMLLEILYNRFKKKDYYFYEDSLADLSLGVLSRIFDGLILLGLVFVYSELYKLSWGVSFLTKIFLSPSSALHWIVLFVLLDFLFYWAHRYSHEIKVLWASHVVHHSSEEFNLSVALRQSFVRNIGIGLFYLPLALLGFPVESYLIIDALNRTYQFWVHTRAIGKLSPLYESIFVTPSHHRVHHAMNPEYIDKNYGGVFIFWDRIFGTFCEEKKEPRYGLVSQLNTYDPVTAEIHVFRDLFSDLWKTKYKWQGIRSFFSYPSVRPDDLQPIMDRGVRDPKVWLNHHRWDIEIKSMAPQYRSKAGSLTYRIFLLVSFLIPTGFTLYFLKRMHLFSLGEVISVLFLLVLSFVSLGRLLEGERNWLRFEIPKYISWFVLLVYFFL from the coding sequence ATGAGACTGATCGAATCCATCGCACCTTTTTACATTCTTCTAATGTTACTCGAGATTCTTTATAATCGTTTTAAAAAAAAGGATTATTATTTTTACGAGGATTCTCTCGCCGATCTTAGTTTAGGTGTCCTCAGTCGAATCTTTGATGGTCTGATTTTACTTGGTTTGGTTTTTGTTTATAGCGAATTATACAAACTTTCTTGGGGTGTTTCCTTTCTAACCAAAATATTTTTATCACCTTCGTCGGCCTTACATTGGATTGTTTTATTTGTTTTACTCGATTTTCTTTTCTATTGGGCTCATCGTTATAGTCACGAAATCAAAGTTTTGTGGGCCTCTCATGTCGTACACCATTCGAGTGAAGAGTTCAATCTATCGGTAGCTCTTCGCCAATCCTTTGTTCGTAACATTGGCATTGGTCTGTTTTATTTACCGTTGGCACTCCTTGGATTCCCTGTGGAATCTTATTTGATCATTGATGCACTCAACAGAACCTACCAATTTTGGGTTCATACCCGTGCCATTGGAAAACTTTCACCTTTGTATGAATCTATCTTTGTCACTCCTTCTCACCACAGAGTCCATCATGCGATGAATCCTGAATACATAGACAAAAATTATGGAGGAGTGTTTATTTTTTGGGATCGTATCTTTGGAACCTTTTGTGAAGAAAAAAAAGAGCCAAGATATGGACTTGTTTCTCAATTGAATACCTATGATCCTGTGACTGCTGAAATCCATGTGTTTCGTGATTTGTTTTCTGATCTTTGGAAAACAAAATACAAATGGCAGGGGATTCGTTCCTTTTTTTCTTACCCTTCCGTGAGGCCTGATGACCTCCAACCCATAATGGACAGGGGAGTGCGAGATCCAAAAGTTTGGTTGAACCATCATAGATGGGACATTGAGATTAAATCAATGGCACCACAATATAGAAGTAAGGCGGGAAGTCTCACCTATCGAATTTTCCTACTTGTTTCTTTTCTCATCCCAACGGGATTTACTTTGTATTTTTTGAAACGGATGCACCTGTTTTCTCTTGGAGAAGTTATTTCTGTATTGTTTCTTCTTGTTTTATCCTTTGTTTCTTTGGGTAGACTTCTGGAAGGAGAACGGAATTGGCTTCGTTTTGAGATCCCTAAATATATTTCTTGGTTTGTGCTTTTGGTCTATTTTTTCTTATAG
- a CDS encoding ABC-type transport auxiliary lipoprotein, LBF_0736 family yields the protein MKTPIRFILLTGLVFFLSQCFGVSKTFPEKKFYLIETGDTKQLFSTPKPRTFVVRKVFISQRFEGKEFVYRKDNAVYESDYYNGFFIPPAHNFKDEFVRSLLKSGNFEWDANINTRVAVTHFIELNLTQMYGDFRTKEPKAVIEFEMVVYEDKDSISTPVFRKTYKQIQAIEKKEPEELVLGWNSGLTNTFNELNLDLSQKLK from the coding sequence ATGAAAACACCAATTCGTTTCATACTTTTAACTGGCCTTGTTTTTTTTCTTAGCCAATGTTTTGGTGTTAGTAAAACATTTCCTGAAAAGAAATTTTACTTAATTGAAACTGGCGACACCAAACAATTGTTTTCTACTCCAAAACCTAGAACTTTTGTTGTCCGAAAAGTTTTTATTTCGCAAAGGTTTGAAGGAAAAGAATTTGTGTATCGCAAAGATAACGCAGTATACGAATCCGATTATTATAACGGATTTTTTATCCCTCCCGCGCATAACTTTAAAGATGAGTTTGTCCGTTCTTTATTGAAATCGGGTAACTTTGAATGGGATGCAAACATCAATACCAGAGTTGCGGTCACTCATTTTATCGAACTCAATCTCACTCAAATGTATGGTGATTTTCGAACCAAAGAACCAAAAGCGGTAATTGAATTTGAAATGGTTGTTTATGAAGATAAGGATTCCATTTCCACACCTGTTTTTCGCAAAACATACAAACAAATCCAAGCCATCGAAAAAAAAGAACCAGAGGAATTGGTTCTTGGATGGAATTCGGGACTCACCAATACATTCAATGAATTGAATTTGGATTTGAGTCAAAAACTGAAATAG
- a CDS encoding MlaD family protein, which translates to MNQSNKIYFKVGIFVLVSFFTLILFLIVFTAGNIFQRSVSLETYFDESVQGLDIGSPVKHRGVKVGTVQEITFVQNEYSEKLTEDTELRYGRYVLIKMSVPDFVKGVYGNDLKKTVQRMIQSGLRVRLASQGLTGTAYLEVDYLNPEKNPPLSIEWEPKAIYIPSAPSTISRFTATVDKFFDKVEKADVDKILLGVGELIRNLNQTIQEAKLGDLARESTGLLVDLRKTNAEVKALIASPETQGLPKKLDASVTQLQTTLKRLDTLLASNQGDISTSIENLRIASEDLKEVTANAKKYPSQFLFGEAPNKSKLWK; encoded by the coding sequence ATGAACCAATCCAATAAAATTTATTTTAAAGTTGGGATTTTTGTTTTGGTGAGTTTTTTCACACTCATTTTGTTTTTGATTGTGTTCACCGCTGGAAATATTTTCCAAAGATCGGTTAGTTTAGAAACTTACTTTGATGAATCAGTGCAAGGTTTAGACATTGGATCTCCCGTCAAACACCGTGGGGTCAAAGTAGGAACAGTCCAAGAAATCACTTTTGTTCAAAATGAATATTCGGAAAAACTTACCGAAGACACAGAACTTCGGTATGGAAGATACGTTCTCATCAAAATGTCCGTCCCTGACTTTGTAAAAGGTGTTTATGGGAATGATTTAAAGAAAACTGTGCAAAGGATGATTCAAAGTGGGCTTCGTGTTCGTCTCGCCTCACAAGGATTAACTGGAACTGCTTATTTAGAAGTGGATTATTTGAACCCAGAAAAAAATCCACCTCTGTCTATTGAATGGGAACCAAAAGCAATTTATATTCCTTCGGCACCAAGTACCATCTCTAGGTTCACAGCAACTGTAGATAAGTTTTTTGATAAAGTAGAAAAAGCGGATGTGGATAAAATCCTTTTGGGAGTGGGGGAACTCATTCGTAACCTAAACCAAACCATCCAAGAAGCAAAACTGGGAGACCTAGCACGGGAATCGACAGGATTACTTGTAGATTTAAGGAAAACAAATGCTGAGGTCAAGGCTCTCATCGCAAGCCCCGAAACACAAGGTTTACCTAAAAAATTAGATGCCTCTGTCACTCAGTTACAAACAACATTAAAAAGACTCGATACTCTTCTTGCTTCGAACCAAGGAGACATCTCCACTTCCATTGAAAATTTACGAATTGCTTCTGAAGATTTAAAAGAAGTCACGGCGAATGCTAAAAAATATCCGTCTCAGTTTCTCTTTGGAGAAGCCCCAAACAAGTCTAAACTCTGGAAATAA
- a CDS encoding ABC transporter ATP-binding protein has translation MKDKPIIRVEHLTTGYGQTVVMENISFEVNRGEIFGILGGSGCGKSTVLKNMIGLTSPFSGRIWIDEDDIVIAEGKKRIQIWNRIGVMYQQSALFGSMSLLENVRLPLEEFTDLPLAIMNEIALTKLKMVGLFPFAHLFPAELSGGMKKRAAIARAMAMDPEILFLDEPSAGLDPITSVELDHLIIRLSRTLGVTFVIVTHELPSVFTMADRVIVLDKATKGIIAEGKPKDLKEKSKNPFVKQFFNRIPQENSPL, from the coding sequence ATGAAAGATAAACCAATCATTCGAGTAGAACATCTAACAACGGGATATGGCCAAACAGTGGTTATGGAAAACATTTCCTTTGAAGTCAACCGTGGTGAAATATTTGGAATCCTTGGTGGTTCTGGATGTGGAAAGTCTACAGTTCTTAAAAATATGATTGGGTTAACCTCTCCATTTAGCGGCCGTATATGGATCGATGAAGATGATATCGTAATTGCAGAAGGAAAAAAAAGAATTCAAATTTGGAACCGCATCGGCGTGATGTACCAACAAAGTGCTTTGTTTGGTTCCATGTCCTTATTGGAAAATGTTCGCTTGCCTTTAGAAGAGTTCACGGATCTTCCTTTGGCCATTATGAACGAAATTGCCTTAACCAAATTAAAAATGGTGGGTTTATTTCCTTTTGCTCATCTTTTTCCTGCTGAACTTTCTGGTGGGATGAAAAAACGTGCTGCGATTGCACGTGCGATGGCGATGGATCCAGAAATTTTGTTTTTGGATGAACCAAGCGCAGGACTCGATCCCATAACAAGTGTTGAGCTAGACCACCTAATCATTCGTTTGTCGAGGACTTTGGGTGTTACTTTTGTGATAGTCACACATGAATTACCTTCTGTTTTTACAATGGCAGATCGTGTCATTGTTTTGGATAAAGCCACAAAAGGAATCATTGCTGAAGGGAAACCCAAAGACCTGAAAGAAAAATCTAAAAATCCATTTGTAAAACAATTCTTTAATCGTATTCCACAGGAGAATTCCCCGTTATGA
- a CDS encoding MlaE family ABC transporter permease, whose protein sequence is MDTIHRQSSFLWEGSTLEIHLPATLTASETGKDWTTFSEIFKKSPPRKVTILANGLEESDSSGISFLKLVRLECEKKRIQFVLLGLDEKFKYRLDISEDDSKRNKDTLANSLRRSEKIGKLTIDSLLEFKYLITFTGELTVSFWRSFLHPSKIRWKDTFRVAESMGVNAFPIIAMIGFLLGLIMSFQSAIPMRRFGAEIFVANLVGLSLFRELGPLMTAFILSGRSGSAFAAELGTMKVSEEIDALTTMGLPPVQFLIIPRLVASLIMTPLLTIVFNFFGLIGGAVVLISFGFPLVTFINQVNLAVGLSDILGGLLKSYFFGMIIASIGCYRGLKTASGAGAVGESTTSAVVGSIILVSILDGIFSVLYFYLKI, encoded by the coding sequence GTGGATACCATTCATCGACAATCCTCCTTTTTGTGGGAAGGTAGCACCTTAGAAATCCACCTCCCCGCAACTCTTACTGCCAGCGAAACTGGTAAAGATTGGACAACCTTTTCTGAAATTTTTAAAAAAAGCCCACCACGTAAAGTAACGATTCTTGCCAATGGACTAGAGGAATCTGATTCTTCTGGAATTTCTTTTTTGAAATTAGTTCGTTTGGAATGTGAAAAAAAAAGGATACAGTTCGTATTACTTGGATTAGATGAAAAGTTCAAATATCGGTTGGACATATCTGAAGATGATAGCAAAAGGAATAAAGACACTCTTGCGAACTCACTTCGAAGATCTGAAAAAATCGGAAAACTTACCATCGACTCACTGTTAGAGTTCAAATACCTGATTACCTTTACAGGGGAACTTACTGTTTCCTTTTGGCGTTCCTTTTTACATCCTTCCAAAATTCGGTGGAAGGATACATTCCGTGTGGCTGAATCGATGGGGGTCAATGCATTTCCCATCATCGCGATGATTGGATTTTTACTTGGACTCATCATGTCTTTCCAATCTGCCATTCCTATGCGAAGGTTTGGTGCAGAGATTTTTGTCGCAAACCTTGTTGGTCTTTCTTTATTCCGAGAACTAGGGCCTCTTATGACTGCTTTTATTTTATCAGGAAGATCGGGATCGGCCTTTGCGGCGGAGCTTGGAACCATGAAAGTTTCGGAAGAGATTGATGCACTCACAACGATGGGACTTCCTCCCGTCCAATTTCTCATTATCCCTCGTTTGGTGGCCTCTCTCATTATGACTCCACTGCTTACGATTGTTTTTAATTTTTTTGGACTGATTGGTGGGGCAGTTGTATTAATCAGTTTTGGATTTCCTCTTGTCACTTTCATCAACCAAGTGAATCTCGCAGTGGGACTTTCCGATATCTTAGGTGGACTATTAAAATCCTATTTTTTTGGAATGATCATTGCTTCTATCGGTTGTTACCGAGGTTTAAAAACAGCATCGGGAGCCGGTGCTGTTGGGGAATCAACCACATCGGCTGTGGTTGGTTCTATCATTCTTGTATCCATACTGGATGGAATTTTTTCCGTCTTATATTTTTACCTAAAAATATGA
- a CDS encoding helix-turn-helix domain-containing protein, translating to MWNLTSQLIAFSAGLSLLFAWGEFLRKNSSGQTQVQGLLFLFAAMFQAHTFFTCTSLYQSFPHFYLVHLPFTACIGALLKRYFSELWDESPGKNKFSFWELVPAGIVTILMLPFYFSSAENKIAIHSKYLAEGVPLLFQLTILIAVSPIFYAAFYVFTNMMKFIRFESFKKSAHLRLVGIVVGIGTFASLVGIYTLFFHQRHGLEIVSTLIALLLIGVYLLRQKSPELWGEVQRIVIEEKKYQTSQLGGFDLETLQNRLKHLMEEEKIYRNENINLEKLAKEMDLSEHQLSEYLNLHQKKNFFQFVNHYRIRETKELFSLHPDRNILTIAYDVGFPSKSTFYDAFKREVGTSPSEFRKSLKD from the coding sequence ATGTGGAATTTAACCAGCCAGCTGATTGCCTTTTCTGCAGGCCTATCCCTCCTCTTCGCATGGGGAGAATTCCTGAGAAAAAATTCTTCAGGACAAACCCAAGTCCAAGGATTATTATTTCTCTTTGCTGCCATGTTCCAGGCCCATACCTTCTTTACATGCACCAGCCTTTACCAATCTTTCCCACATTTTTATCTGGTGCATTTACCTTTCACTGCTTGTATTGGAGCCCTCCTCAAACGATATTTTTCTGAACTCTGGGATGAAAGTCCGGGTAAAAACAAGTTTTCCTTTTGGGAGTTGGTTCCCGCAGGTATTGTCACGATCCTGATGCTGCCTTTTTATTTTTCGTCCGCCGAAAATAAAATCGCCATCCATTCGAAATATTTGGCAGAAGGAGTTCCCCTCCTATTTCAATTGACCATTCTGATTGCAGTTTCACCCATATTTTATGCGGCTTTTTATGTTTTCACAAATATGATGAAATTCATTCGTTTCGAAAGTTTCAAAAAATCAGCTCACCTTCGTTTGGTGGGAATTGTCGTAGGCATTGGAACCTTTGCTAGTTTAGTGGGTATTTATACTTTATTTTTCCACCAAAGACATGGATTGGAAATTGTATCAACTCTCATCGCCTTACTCCTCATTGGTGTTTATTTACTTAGGCAAAAAAGTCCTGAACTTTGGGGAGAAGTGCAAAGGATTGTGATTGAGGAAAAAAAATACCAAACGTCTCAACTAGGTGGATTCGACCTAGAAACTCTACAAAATAGGCTCAAACACTTAATGGAGGAGGAAAAAATTTACCGCAATGAAAACATCAACTTAGAGAAGTTAGCCAAAGAGATGGATCTTTCCGAACACCAACTCTCTGAGTATTTGAATCTTCACCAAAAGAAAAATTTCTTTCAGTTTGTGAACCATTACCGCATCCGAGAAACAAAAGAGCTTTTTTCACTACATCCAGATAGGAATATCCTCACCATTGCCTACGATGTTGGTTTTCCTTCCAAATCCACATTTTATGACGCCTTCAAACGTGAGGTAGGTACAAGTCCTAGCGAGTTCCGAAAATCGTTAAAAGATTAA
- a CDS encoding sterol desaturase family protein produces the protein MFGGPVQCELVLDCVTKIGFAQGVLNFLRYYPIAGLAFLLFYVWRKDFFETYRIQKVYPKAEKIWKEFRQSAVTLIVFTLVAVTNITLMKAKIVPSAVYFGPVSGWSGVGYIFLSFALITVWHETWFYWMHRFAHLKKVYPHVHSEHHQSVNPSPLAAYRFQATEAFLEAVYIVPFVMFVPIHFYVLIFHTFYAMVLNIWWHLGYEFFPKGWASHSITKWINTSTHHNMHHQKFQGNYSLYFNVWDRLMGTNFPNYETYFDQVTEERDRKLESKRKTETELLVS, from the coding sequence ATGTTCGGTGGACCAGTTCAGTGTGAATTAGTTTTAGATTGTGTTACCAAAATAGGTTTTGCACAAGGAGTTTTGAATTTCCTGCGTTATTACCCCATTGCAGGTTTGGCATTTCTTTTATTCTATGTTTGGCGAAAGGATTTTTTTGAAACCTATCGCATTCAGAAAGTATATCCTAAAGCAGAAAAAATTTGGAAGGAATTTCGCCAATCTGCTGTGACTCTGATTGTTTTTACTTTAGTTGCTGTGACTAACATCACTTTGATGAAAGCAAAAATTGTTCCGAGTGCTGTATACTTCGGACCTGTTTCAGGATGGTCGGGAGTTGGATATATATTCTTAAGTTTTGCTCTCATCACCGTTTGGCACGAGACCTGGTTCTATTGGATGCACAGGTTTGCTCACTTAAAAAAAGTTTATCCTCATGTGCACTCAGAACACCACCAATCTGTGAACCCGTCCCCACTGGCTGCCTACAGATTCCAAGCTACAGAAGCATTTTTAGAAGCTGTCTACATTGTTCCTTTTGTTATGTTTGTTCCGATCCATTTCTATGTTTTGATCTTCCATACTTTTTATGCAATGGTTCTGAATATTTGGTGGCACTTAGGATATGAATTTTTCCCTAAAGGTTGGGCTTCCCACTCCATTACCAAGTGGATCAACACCTCCACGCACCACAACATGCACCATCAAAAATTCCAAGGGAACTACTCTCTTTATTTTAATGTTTGGGATCGTTTGATGGGAACTAACTTTCCAAATTACGAAACATATTTCGACCAAGTTACCGAAGAAAGAGATAGGAAACTGGAATCAAAAAGAAAAACAGAAACAGAACTTCTAGTTTCTTAA
- a CDS encoding SDR family NAD(P)-dependent oxidoreductase encodes MVYDIRNKVILITGAAGGIGAACARELYANGANLVLTDISQKSLDTLASEFAKERVLAKAMDVTNWSSIKNIIKLTITTFGKLDIVFANAGISWKESAYTVFNCDESEFEKIIDVDLLGVWRTIKTSLPEIVKNKGQVVVTSSIYAFTNGMCNAPYATSKAGIEMLSRSLRAELSGKGASASVLYPGWITTPLTDGVFGGDRLTTEMREIGFPPFLRKAISPEKVATALAKGLTQRKPRIIVPARWIPIQLFRGIVGIFSDWLLANHKRIQSLVLDLESRTKKQK; translated from the coding sequence ATGGTTTATGATATTAGAAATAAAGTAATTCTAATTACAGGTGCGGCTGGCGGAATCGGAGCTGCTTGTGCCAGAGAACTATATGCAAATGGTGCCAACCTTGTATTAACCGATATATCTCAAAAATCATTGGATACATTGGCATCTGAGTTTGCAAAAGAAAGAGTTCTCGCAAAGGCAATGGATGTAACCAATTGGAGTTCCATAAAAAATATAATCAAACTTACCATTACCACTTTCGGAAAACTTGATATTGTTTTTGCCAATGCCGGGATCTCCTGGAAAGAATCAGCCTATACTGTGTTTAATTGTGATGAATCTGAATTTGAAAAAATTATAGATGTAGACTTACTCGGTGTTTGGCGCACCATCAAAACCTCTTTACCCGAAATTGTGAAAAACAAAGGCCAAGTGGTCGTTACCTCTTCCATCTATGCATTTACCAATGGGATGTGTAATGCACCCTATGCCACTTCCAAAGCAGGGATTGAAATGTTATCAAGATCTCTACGGGCGGAACTCTCGGGCAAAGGGGCCAGTGCTAGCGTATTGTATCCAGGATGGATTACAACTCCACTCACCGATGGTGTGTTTGGAGGAGACCGATTAACAACAGAAATGCGAGAAATTGGATTCCCCCCTTTCCTAAGAAAGGCAATTTCTCCCGAAAAGGTAGCTACCGCCCTTGCCAAAGGACTCACTCAAAGAAAACCAAGAATCATTGTACCGGCTCGTTGGATTCCCATCCAACTCTTCCGAGGGATTGTTGGGATTTTTTCTGACTGGCTACTTGCCAATCATAAGCGCATCCAATCCTTAGTTCTCGACTTGGAAAGTAGAACCAAGAAACAAAAATAG
- a CDS encoding DPP IV N-terminal domain-containing protein, which produces MNDLFLGLALFSTFTNDGTIAYAFDPTQDDEIYLYGIKENRTINVTENVGRDLAPRWNPTGTSLAFNSRRTAHGHNRPEIYTMDFPSRNVRRVTNTSAPDENQRAAWYPDESTIVFQRGTYFAPSKLRLIKHDLKTGTESTLYEGGDKLHAAPGISADGTKLVFQSNKDFAGTFPSRLYMMDLSTSQITNFVHPSVDSGSDADPKWSPDGKWITFSSARNGGEDYTHIYIANVDTNEVSQITFGNYNDSAPDFSPNGKEIVFQSNRFTEFGLHIVSLDSKVVRYIRAGRTPVWSKKSLQELGF; this is translated from the coding sequence ATGAATGATCTTTTCTTAGGTTTAGCTCTTTTTTCTACTTTTACAAATGATGGAACCATTGCGTATGCTTTCGATCCAACTCAAGATGATGAAATTTATCTTTATGGCATAAAAGAAAATCGAACCATCAATGTAACAGAAAATGTGGGAAGGGATCTTGCGCCAAGATGGAATCCCACAGGCACGAGCCTTGCTTTTAATAGTCGCCGAACAGCTCACGGTCACAACAGACCTGAAATTTATACAATGGATTTTCCATCTCGCAATGTACGACGTGTAACGAACACTTCTGCACCTGATGAAAACCAACGAGCCGCCTGGTACCCAGATGAGAGCACGATTGTTTTCCAAAGAGGAACTTATTTTGCCCCTTCCAAACTTAGGTTGATAAAACATGATTTAAAAACAGGAACGGAATCTACTTTATACGAAGGGGGAGATAAACTCCATGCTGCTCCTGGTATTTCAGCCGATGGAACGAAACTGGTTTTTCAATCTAACAAAGACTTTGCGGGAACATTCCCTTCTCGATTGTATATGATGGATTTATCTACTTCACAAATTACAAACTTTGTGCATCCAAGTGTAGATTCAGGATCCGATGCCGATCCCAAATGGTCACCCGATGGTAAGTGGATTACTTTTAGCTCAGCTCGTAATGGCGGAGAAGACTATACTCATATCTATATCGCAAATGTAGATACGAATGAAGTTTCACAAATTACCTTTGGAAACTATAATGATTCTGCACCAGACTTTTCACCGAATGGAAAAGAGATTGTATTCCAATCCAATCGATTTACTGAATTTGGCCTACATATCGTTTCTTTGGACTCAAAAGTAGTTCGGTACATACGAGCAGGAAGAACCCCTGTTTGGTCGAAAAAATCCCTCCAAGAACTCGGATTTTGA
- the flgB gene encoding flagellar basal body rod protein FlgB — MFEATHFMKTQDLLERGLGAASQRRKVITDNIANADVPNFKRSEVVFESMLKRAIESEKIEKDKAVPTKITNDRHIEFFKPLDYRDAKPKTNLDYLTTMRPDGNNVDIEKEVVEANQNQMSYSLMIDRLNQNNRLLNIVMRTN, encoded by the coding sequence ATGTTTGAAGCAACACATTTCATGAAAACTCAAGACCTTTTGGAACGTGGCCTTGGTGCAGCGAGCCAAAGGCGTAAAGTGATTACTGATAATATCGCCAATGCAGACGTTCCTAATTTCAAACGTTCAGAAGTGGTATTTGAATCGATGCTGAAACGTGCCATCGAATCAGAAAAAATTGAAAAGGACAAAGCGGTTCCGACAAAAATCACTAACGACCGTCATATTGAATTCTTTAAACCGCTAGATTACAGGGACGCCAAACCCAAAACCAATTTGGATTATCTCACAACGATGAGACCCGATGGAAACAACGTAGACATCGAAAAAGAAGTGGTAGAGGCAAACCAAAACCAAATGAGTTACAGCCTTATGATTGATCGCTTAAACCAAAACAACCGCCTTCTCAACATTGTGATGAGAACCAACTAA